In the genome of Crassaminicella thermophila, the window GCCATACCTTTCTCCTCCTTTATCCTTAAAATTAAATAAGAATCAGCAGCTGCTGATTCTTATTTAATCATTTGTTCAAATTCTTCTTCGCTAATTACACGAATCCCTAATTGATTTGCTTTTTCCAATTTTGAACCTGCTTCAGCTCCCGCTAGTACATAACTTGTCTTTTTACTTACACTCCCTGAAACCCTTCCACCTAATTTTTCTATAATTGCCTTTGCATCATTCCGCTTATATTTTTGAAGTGTTCCTGTCAATACAAATATTAATCCTTCAAATTTCTTTTCTACTTCCTCCTCTGAAGTTTTTAAAGCTTTCATATTTACACCAGCAGCTCTTAATTTTTCAATAGTTTTAAGGTTCCTATCTTCTTTGAAAAAAGCTTCTATGCTTTTTGCCATTTTGTCTCCTATCTCAGGAATGGCTACAATTTCTTCATAGGTTGCTTTCATCAATTTATCCATATCTCCAAAAGCATCTGCTAAAAGTTTAGCTGCTCTAACACCTACTAGTTTTATTCCTAAACCGAAAATTACACGATCCAAATCATTATTTTTAGATTTTTCAATAGCATTTATCAAATTTTGAGCAGATTTTTCTCCCATTCTTTCCAAAGGAACTAAATCTTCTTTTTTAATAGAATATAAATCTGCAAAATCTTTAACCAAATTATTGTCTAACAATAAATTTACAATTGACTCCCCAAGCCCATCAATATTCATAGCATCTCTTGATACAAAATGTATAAAACCTCTCCTTAATTGAGCAGGACAAGCAGTATTTATACATCTTGTAACAGCTTCACCTTCTAATCTTATAACCTCTTCACCACAAGCTGGACAAACTTTTGGCATTTTAAATTCTTTCTCTTGACCTGTTCTATCATCAAAAACAACACGAACAACTTCTGGTATAACATCTCCTGCCTTTTGAATTATTACTCTATCCCCAATACGAATATCTTTTTCTTTAATGTAATCCTCATTATGCAATGTAGCACGGCTAATAACAGATCCTGCTACCCTGACAGGTTCAAGTTCTGCCGTTGGTGTTAATGCTCCTGTTCTTCCAACTTGAATAGTAATATCTTTTACAATTGTCTTTTTTTGTTCAGCAGGAAATTTATAAGCAATAGCCCATCGTGGACTCTTAGATCTTGTACCAAGAGCCTCTCTTTGTTCTAAATCATTTATCTTAATAACAAGTCCATCAATCTCAAAAGGTATATTGCTTCTTTTTTCTGCCCATTTTTCACATTGATCTATTACTTCTTCTATGCTATGGCAAACTTCGTACATAGAAGTTTTAAACCCTAAGCTTTTAAGATATTCAAATCCTTCTGTATGCTTGCTAATATGCATATTTTTAATTGTTTGTATATTGAAAATAAATATATCTAAATTTCTCTTAGCAGCTATTTTAGGATCAAGCTGTCTTAAAGAACCAGCTGCCGCATTTCTAGGATTTGCAAAAATAGTTTCTCCTTTTTCAGCTTGTTTTTGATTTAATTCTGCAAATTTTTCCCGGGAAATATAAACCTCCCCTCTTACTTCAATATCTATTTCTTCCTTTAACTTAAGTGGAATGGTCTTTATTGTTCGTAGATTAGATGTAATATCTTCTCCAACAAATCCATCTCCACGAGTAGCCCCTTGAACAAATATTCCTTTTTCGTACTTTAAAGATACAGACAATCCATCAATTTTAGGTTCAACTATATACTCTATCTTACCATCAATAACTTTTCGGATTCTATTATGAAAATCTAACAAATCCTCTTTGTTATAAGAATTGTCTAAACTAAGCATTGGCACACTATGCTGCACTTGAACAAAAGCTTCTAGAGGCTCTCCCCCTACCCTTTGCGTTGGTGAATCCTGACGAATAAGCTCTGGAAATTGCTTCTCTAATGATATTAATTCATTCATCAGCATGTCATATTCATAGTCTGTAATTTCTGGATTATCTAATACATAATACTTATAATTATGCTCATTGATAATATCAATCAATTGATCTATTTTTTTACGTGCCATTTCTTGGTTCACAAATATCCTCCTTTATCTATATAACAGAAATTGGTGCAAATTCTTTAATAAGCTTTTTTATTCCTGCATTATCAAAAGCAATTGTCAACTCTGTACCACTTGTACTTTTCTTTACAGAAATTATTGTCCCTATGCCAAATTTGTCATGTTTTACTTTGCTTCCTGGCCTAACATCCTTTGAGCCTGTATTAATAGGTTTTGGTGTCTCTTTTAAGGTTGCTCCCCGATATATCCCTATGTTTGGTGCTAAAGCCTTTTGATCTCTCTTCTTCATTTCCTCTTTATCCATATCAATCAAACGCTCTTCAATTTCATCAATAAATCTAGACATTGGATTGTAGTTGGTTCTTCCATATAATGTTCTCATTCTTGCATGGGTTAGGAATAACATCTCTTCTGCTCTAGTAATTCCTACATAACAAAGTCTTCTTTCTTCTTCCAAATCTCGATCACTCTCTAAAGCCCTTGAGATTGGAAATATCCTCTCCTCCATCCCTATAAGGAAAACAACTGGAAACTCTAAGCCCTTTGCACTATGAAGAGTCATAAGCACTACTGCATTTTCCTCATCATCCATCGTATCTAAATCTGATACTAATGATATATTGGATAAAAATTCTTCTAATGTATTTACTTCACTACTTCTTTCAAAGTCCATAGCAACCGATAAAAATTCTTGCAAGTTTTCAATTCTCGCTTCAGCCTCTACTGTATTTTCATTACGAAGCTCATCCATATATCCCGACTCTTGCAATACATTTTTAATAAGTTCTGTTATGCCTATTTCTTCCTTCATTATTCCATATTTCGTAATCAATAATGCAAAGTCCTTTATTCCTGCTTTCACTCTTTTTGAAAAACCTTGAATAAGTTCATCATCTAGGATTACACTAAATATACTTTCTCCTGTTTGATTAGCCATTTGTTCTAATTTTTCAACAGTTCTATCTCCAATCCCTCTTTTAGGAACATTGATTACTCTTTTAAAGCTTACATCATCTACAGGATTTTGAATCAATCTCAAATAAGCAATAATATCTTTTATTTCTTTACGATCATAGAACTTTAATCCTCCATAAATCCTATAAGGAATCCCTGCTTTCATGAGCATTTCTTCAACTACACGAGACTGGGCATTTGTTCTATAAAGAATAGCAAATTCTGAATAGTTTCTTCCATCCGTTTCTACCATGTCTTTAATTTGTTTTACAACAAACCCTGCTTCATCATGTTCATTCATAGCACGATAATATCTTAATATTTCTCCACTTTCTTGAGAAGTCCATAATTTTTTGTTTTTTCTACTTCTATTATTTTTAATAACACAGTTCGCAGCATCTAATATATTTTGTGTCGAACGATAGTTTTGTTCGAGTTTTATTACAGTTGCATTTTTAAAATCATCCTCAAAATTTAGGATATTTCTTATATCTGCACCCCTCCAGCTGTAAATAGAGTTATGGACAACAATTCCTTCACATATATATTGTCTAAAATGAGGAACTGATAAATCATATACATATCCATCATACTCTTCAAAAACAACTTCTTCTATAATGTCTTCTATGATTTTTCCATCTTCATATACTGCTACATGCATTGTAGGCTTCATATGAGCTAACGGCATATAATAAAAACTCTTTTTCTCTGTTAATCTTGCTTTTTTTACAATATCAATAGTATCATCTAGTTGTGCTAATTCTCTTGCATATAAATAAGCTTCATCATATTCTTTTCTTTCTGTTTCTATTCTCCACGTATTTCTTTGTCCATCCCTTACAGGAAAATCTTTGCTAGCTTTTTCCTTTAAATCTTCTCCTGATGTATTCAAACATATTCTATGTCCATGCCAACCAGCATCTAATCCAGTTTCTCTTCCTCCAAAGGAAGTAACATTTACAATTCTTCTTATAGACTGACCGCGAACAACTGCATTACACAAATGCTGTGGATATTCTTCAAAAATACATAAATCATTCATTAAATTAATTGCAGCTTTTTCTGTGTTAATTTCCTTATAAATTGCATCAATATGTTCCTGTAATAATGTCATTTTTCTTCCATTTGCATGAAATACAGTTGTAGGAATCCCATATTTAAAAGCATATAATTGTTCATAAAAGTGTGCTTCATCTTTACTAAAGCATACTTTTAGAATCCACATCTTATCTGCATGTTCTTGATTAAGCCTTACGGCCAATCCATTTGTAATTTCACCTTTTCTACTTCTTACACCCTGTGTTTGTCCTATACGATATCCATACCCTTTTTTATACATTAAATACACATAATAAACTCCAGGCTGTGGATTCAGTCTTGCAAAACCAATATGATTCGGTGTACCTTTGATTTCTTTTCCTGATTTTGTTTTAATCCTTACGATAGGTCCTTTATATTCTTTTTTCATTTTCTTATCTACAGTACCTATCATAGTTTTCGCTTGTCCTGAAGCACAAAGCACCTTTTGATGCTCTTTAATTTCTTCTATGGCAATTTTTCCATCTTGCGTCTCTACTTTACACCCCTCCACAATACATTGATCATCGTCCCCTACAACGCATAAATTTCCATGTTTTGCTGCAAGCATAGAAATCAACTTATATTGAAGCTGATTTGTATCCTGATACTCATCTACCATTATGTATTGAAACTTATTTTGGTAATAAGAAAGAGTTACTTTGTCATTTTCAAATAGTTCAACAGTCTTAAAAATTAGATCATCAAAATCTAGTGCATTATTCTTTTTTAACTTTTTCTGATAAAGTTTATATATCTTTCCTATTGTCTCCATTTGAAAATCGCCAGCATACTCTTTTATAAACTTTTCCGGAGTTAACATTTTATCCTTCGCTTCACTAATTCTATGCTGAACCATAGGAAGTGGATATAATTTATCATTTATGTTTAATTCTTTATAACATTCCTTAAAAACTACCTTTTGATCCGATGTATCATAAATGACAAAATCATTTGTATAACCTATCTTTTCTATATCTCTTCTTAAAATTTTTACACAAGCAGAGTGAAAAGTGCTTACCCATATATCAGTAGGCCTTCCTAATAAATCTTCTACTCTGTACTTCATTTCTTTTGCTGCCTTATTTGTAAATGTAATCGCTAGAATATTCCCTGGATAAACTCCAAGCTCTTCTATTAGATATGCAATTCTATGAGTTAAAACTCTAGTTTTTCCCGATCCAGCACCTGCTAAAATAAGTAGTGGTCCTTCCGTTTTTAAAACAGCCTCCCTCTGTGGAGGATTTAACATGGACAAATCCATAAATTTTCTCCTTTCTTTTGTACCTTTTATCTATGTCTTATTTCATAATTCTCAAAAGAACTTTGATAAGAAATAGTATATCATAATTTCCTTTTTTTCAGTAGAGATGCGAACGTTTGTTTTGTATAAAAAAAGTGAAATATTTTTATTGTAATCTATAATAGAGGATAATATAATTTTGTTATCTAAATTCAATATCTAATCAAAAAAAGTACAGATAGGGGTGCCTACAATGTCACAAGTATATAAAAATATTAAAAACGATCATCAAATATGGAAATTCTGTTTTTATGGTTTACTAAAAAATCTCAAATTTTTTGAACCATATCTTCTCATCTATCTTTTAGGGATGGGTTTTAATTTATTTAAGATAGGTATTTTATTCTCAATTAGGGAAGTCATTACCTATATATTTGAAGTACCTTCAGGCATATTTGCTGATCACTACGGAAAGAAAAAGGAACTGATGATTTGCTTTACTTTTTATATAATTTCATTTGTATTTTTCTTTATAGGAAAAAGCTTTTACAATTTTGTAATCGGTATGATCTTCTTTGGATTAGGTGAAGCCTTCAGATCTGGAACTCATAAAGCAATGATTTACACTTATCTTGAACAAAAAGGATGGTTTGAGCATAAAGCCTTTGTTTATGGAAGAACAAGATCATTTTCTTTAATAGGTTCAGCAATTTCTGCTTTTTTATCAATCCTATTTATTCTAAATTTACCTAGTGCAAGATGGATTTTTTTAATTTGTATCATACCATATATTATAGATTTTATACTAATATGGTCTTATCCTGATAGTTTAGATGAAAGAAGATACAATGTATTAAATTTGAAAAAATTCTTTATAGAAAGCTTTATTCAACTTAAGAATATTATTTTCAATACTTCTTTAAATAAAATCCTTATTAGTTCTTCGCTATATGATGGGATTTTTAAAACAATTAAGGATTATATTCAACTTATTTTAAAGCTAACAATAATAACTTCAGCTGCTTCTAGCTTGAAAGTGCTAGAAGGAGAAAATATGGTAAAAATATACTTAGGAATTACTTATGGTATATTTTATATATGTAGCTCTATGGCTTCAAAAAATGTTTACAAGCTTAATAAAATAACAACATCCAATAAACTATTAGTTGTTTCATTTGACGTTATGGCAATCCTTTTGTTGTTCCTTTCAATTGCAATAAAAAATAATAATATAATGATTATTATTGGAATTTTCTTTGTCTTATATATATTAAAAGACGCAAGAAGACCAATATTTGTTGATGTATGCGGTGATTATATGGAAAAAAATCAACGTGCTACAGTATTATCTGTAGATAGTCAATTAAGATCACTTTTTACAGTTATTTTTGCTCCAATCTTTGGTTTTGTAGCAGATCATTACTCCATAGGCACATTATTTTTATTGATTGGCATTCTAATTCTTATCGTTAATCGATTTTTATATGTACCAAAACAAAGTTTACAGATTAGATAGGTAATAAAATCTTATTCATGGGTGTTGATTCTTACTTTTTTAAGAATCAACCCCCATTTACTCATCTAATATTCCTTCACTATATATCCTATAATGATGAAATTAATTATTTTCTTTCATATTATATTTTTCCATTCTATATATAAGGATATGTCTAGTATATCTTCATTGCCTCTATTGCGGATTTCATTATTCCATTAGCTGTGATCATTATTACAGGCATATTCTCATTAAGCTCCTTCCTCTACTGCAATAGGAAGATATACATCTATTTTTGTTCCCTTTCCTACTACACTATCTATCCCCATATAGCCCTTATGTTCTTCTATAATTCTATGGGTAATAGATAATCCAAGCCCTGTTCCAGTATCCTTTGTAGTGTAAAAAGGCTCAAATATTTTTTCAATTTTTTCTTGAGGTATTCCTATTCCAGTATCTTCAAAAGAAATTTTTACCCAATTCTTTTCTTTGAATAGACTAATATATAATTTCCCACCTTTTGGCATAGCTTGTACAGCATTAAAGATAATGTTTACAAATGCTTGTTTTAATGCTTCTGAATCTACAAATAATTTCACATCTTCTTGTAACTCATAATTCATTTCTACATGGTTCTGCTGTGCATATTTTTTCGTAATCAGTAGAATATCCTGTAGTAGGCCATCTATACTTTGAACCTTTCTTTCATATACATTAGGCTTCGCAAAATTTAACAAACTCTGAATTACTGAATTTGCTCTATCAATTTCATGAATGATAATTTCAAGACCTTCTTCTAACTCTTCATCGTCTGTATCTTCATGTATTGTTTGGGATATGGTCTTTATAATACCTAGTGGATTTCTTATCTCATGAGCAATACCTAATGCAAGTTCTCCTACTGCTGATAACTTTTCCGATCTTTTTACTTGGCTTTCTAACTTTCGAATCTCAGATATATCTTCAAGTACAAGTACAACTCCCTCTACCTTGTCCCTAGTGCTTCGTAATGGATATGCAAACAGTTTTACATAAACACCTTTTCCATCTTTTGAAATGCATTGTGTTTCCATATTTAATACTTTTTTATTATATTTAAATACATCATTTAATATTTTTTCCACATGGTCGTATTCGACAAACAAAGAACTTAAATTTCTACTCTCAATTCCTCCATCTAATTGAAATATTTTTTTCCCTTCCTTGTTCATAGATTGTATCATTAAATTTTTGTCAACAGCAATAAAAACATTTGTAATACTATCTAATATATTTTGGGTATAATTTTCAAGATCCGTTAATTTTCTTATTTGTATTTCTAGCATTTTTTTCTTTTTAAAGTCAGATTCCACTAAAAATCCTGTGATTGTACCTATAACTATAAACATCATAATTTCTAAAAATTGATTTAATACCTCTATATTGATTTTTCCAAAATATAACAATAAATGGGGTGTATACAGCATAGAAATAATGAGTGATGAAAGTACACCACCTTTTAGTCTAAATTTAAAACTAGCAACAATAATAGGAATATAATATAGCCTTCTATAGAAGTCATGTATATCCCATCTTGAAGCTATAGTAAAATAATGAAGTAACGTGATCCCTATAATACTCATACTAATAAATAGAATCTCTTGAATTTTTTTTTCTGTTCTCATCATTTCTCTCTCTTTCATATTTTATAATTATTACGATGATTATAAAATCCCATGAGATATATTTCATGGGATTTCAATTTCATACTTTTAAAACCTTTATATTCTGAAATACCTACTTAGATTTAGAACCATTACTTTTTTTATTTACATCACAGCAATCTAATCTTTCTGATCCAAAGTTTTTCTTATTTGCCTCACCTAATTTCTTCAAAAAGTTTTCAAACCACTTTTTCATTTCTTCTTCCTCCTTTAATTTTATGATGATTTATATATTTTACATTTATTCACTATAAGTACTTTTTCTCTAATTTGTATCAATTATCTGTCTACATTGCTCACACCTTCTTTTAAGTTTTTCTTTACAATTTTAAGAATAATTATATTCTTCTCATTCAAAACCATAATAAGAAACTGTAGCTTTTCACACAGCACTTGTAGGATATGCTCCTTTGTTACAATTTATTAAAACAATTGATTTATGCTATAAATACCTACCGTAACCCCCATCGTTATAAAGAAAATAACTTATTAAATAACCATATGCTTAAATTTATCCATATGCTACCCTCTCCTTTTAAAGATTTTCAATTATTTTTAACTTACTTGTATTTAATGCAAGAACAATACCAACTATAAAAATATATTTTTAGGACAATATTATATTTTGGCATTAATTTTGCGTGAATGCTTATACTAGAAAGGAGTGATATTTATGGAGAAAAGAGGTCTTTTTATGAAACAATTCTTAAGAAATTTTATTATAATAGCATTGATATCTTTCATATTTCAAGCTGCCTGGGAATACTTATCATGTGGTTTATTTTATGCTATGGACACAAAAACAGCTACTTCTCCATTAATGTGGAGCGCAACCTTTGGTGATGTAATGATGACTGTAACTTTATATGTTATATTATCATTTGTTAATGGAAATTCTAACTGGATTGTAAATAAGTGGAAATCTAAAGAATATATTATTATATCACTATATGCTTTATTCTTAAGTTTTTATTTTGAAATAAGTGCTCTTTACTCTGGAAGATGGGCCTATTCAGAAGCTATGCCTTTATTCCCTAATACAAATATTGGTTTAATACCAGTAATACAACTTTTAATCTTATTTCCATTTACTTTCTTTATCAGTAAATTCATTATTAAAGCAATAAATAAATAATCTATAACTATGCAAAAGCTAATAATTCATAAGCAATAAAAAACCTTCTATTTGCAGAAGGTTTTTTATTGCTTATAACTTTTTATTTTTCAATTGGTTCTCCTGATTTTTCATAGTCTTCCCATGAACCATCATAGTTTTTCACATTTTCATAACCAAGTAATTCTGTTAATGCAAACATTGAGTGAGCTGCTCTCCAACCACCTAAGCAGTATGTTATAATTTCTTTATCAGCTGTAATTCCCTTTTCTTCATATAATGCTTTTAATTCATCAGCACTCTTGAATGTACCATCTTCTCTTAGTGCATTTGTCCATTCAATGTGAACAGCTCCTGGAACACGTCCTTTTCTCCATTCTTTGTCTGAACGCGTATCTAAAGTAGCAATATTTTCATTATCAAAGCTTGTTTTTACTGTCTCAACAGTAGCAAGTATATCTGGGTTTTCTCCTTTGATTTCATAAGTTGTTGCTTCTTTTTTTGCTGGAGATGATGCTGTTTCATAACCAGCATTTTCCCATGCTTTTATACCACCATTTAAAATTTTCACATCATCATGGTTGTAATATTTAAGAATCCACCAAACACGTGCTGATAATAACATATTTTTCGCATCATAAAGAACGATTGTGTCATCATTATCAATACCTACATTTGATAAAACTTTTTCCCATTGTTCTTTCGTTGGTCTCGCATTTTTTAGTCCATCTGCAGTATAATTAAAGTCTTCTTCTTTAATCTTAACAGATCCTGGTATATAATCTCTTACTTCTACACCAAGGATTACAACATTTTCATCATTCATAATTTCTTTTAACTCTTGTGCTGAAATTAAACTTTCTGGATGAGCATATCCTAAATCTCCTACTTTTGTCTCAGCATTTTCCTCTGCTTTTGGTGCTTCTTGAGCAGGTTGTTGTGTACATCCAACTACTGAAACTACAAGAGATAAAATTAGTAGCGTTACAATAAGTAACTTTTTCTTAAACATAAAATTCATCCTCCCTTTTCATTTGAAAATATTTACTACAAGGCTATAAAGCCTATTATAGTCTCGTATATTAATAAATTAAATAAATTTTATTTTAAATCCTCCATATTAATTCCTTTTTTCTTGGCAATGTATTTTGGTATTAATGAAACTAAGAATAAAGCAATACCTGCTATAGCAAACTTCACTAACAATCCTGCTGAAAAACCGTTTGTTACAATCTCTCCAGCCATATAAGCATAAATGAATGCTCCTGGTGCCATACAAATTAATGATACGATAAAATATGTTCCTAAATTAATTTTTGTCAATCCATATGCATAATTTTGGAAAGAAAATGGAAAAACAGGAACTAAACGGGTTAAAATTAAAAAACTTGTTCCATTCTTCTCAACCCCATCATCTATTTTTTTGAACATTTCGTTCTGTCCGATTTTCTCTTCAATCATTCCTCTAGCTACATATTTTGAAACTAAAAAGGCAGCTGTCGCTCCAAGTGTTGCCCCTATTAACGAAACAACTCCTCCTAATATTGGACCAAAAGCAATTCCAGCTACAATTGTAAGCATTGATCCTGGGAGCATAAATACACAAGATGCAATAAAAACCAGTATAAATACAAGATAACCCCATATACCAAAAGACTTAAAAAATGCTTGCATTGCTTCAACATCTTGAATCTTGCTAACTACACCTGTTTTCCAAGCTATAAAAAAACCAATAGCAATAATAAGTACTGCTGCTAACAATTTAAATGAACTTGACTTTTTTTCTTGTTGTTTTTCTTTTCCTTGAGACATAACTGCACCTCCAATGATTTGTAAAAGGGAAAATTCCCTCCTACACGCCTTTATTATTTTATTTCGCCAGTTTCAACTGGAAGATCTTTATGATAACTCCATTCAATCCATGAACCATCATAGTTTTTCACGTTCTTATATCCTAATAACTGTGTTAATACAAATGTAGTATGTGCAGAACGTACTGCTGATTGACAATAAGGGATAATTGTTTTATCCGGTGTAATACCATTTGCTTCATATATAGCTTTTAATTCTTCTAATGTTTTAAAGGTTTTATCTTCTCCTTCACCTGTATTGATCGCTTCTTTATATTCAATCCAAACACTCTTTGGAATTCTTCCCTTTCTATATGCACCTTTCTTTTAAGCTCTCACCTGTAGCTTCTTCAATTGAACGTGTATCTAATATGATTACATTAGGATCATCAATTGCTGCTTTTACATCTTCTAAAGTAGCTAATTTACTTTCATCTACATCTCCTTTAAATTTGTACTCTGTAGGAGTGATTTCAGGCTTTTCAATAGTTGTATCTAGTCCTGAAGCTTTCCATCCATCAATTCCTCCATCGATTAAAGCCATTTTTTCATGACCATACATATCTAAAATCCACCATACTCTAGCAGCATCATATTCACCTTTGCCATCATAAAGTAAAATCATTGTTTCATTATCGATCCCTAAACTTCCTAAGAATGCTTCCATCTTTTCTTTTTCTGCTCTCATTCCACCAAACTCATAGTTTGTACTTTCATAATCTGGTCTCCAAATGTTAATAGCTCCTGGAATATGTCCTAATAAATATTCTGCTGATTTTCTAATATCTATCACTGCAATTTTTCCACCTTGATCAATCATTTCTTTTGCTTGCATTGCACTTACAATCACTTCAGGATTTGCATATTGATCATATTTTGTTTCTTGTTTTTTTAGTTCTTCTTCAGTTTTCACATCAGGACTACTACAGCC includes:
- a CDS encoding sulfurtransferase, whose product is MPKSVWIEYKEAINTGEGEDKTFKTLEELKAIYEANGITPDKTIIPYCQSAVRSAHTTFVLTQLLGYKNVKNYDGSWIEWSYHKDLPVETGEIK
- a CDS encoding sulfurtransferase, translated to MKKLLVVLMIATLIFGVAGCSSPDVKTEEELKKQETKYDQYANPEVIVSAMQAKEMIDQGGKIAVIDIRKSAEYLLGHIPGAINIWRPDYESTNYEFGGMRAEKEKMEAFLGSLGIDNETMILLYDGKGEYDAARVWWILDMYGHEKMALIDGGIDGWKASGLDTTIEKPEITPTEYKFKGDVDESKLATLEDVKAAIDDPNVIILDTRSIEEATGESLKERCI